A single region of the Drosophila miranda strain MSH22 chromosome 2, D.miranda_PacBio2.1, whole genome shotgun sequence genome encodes:
- the LOC108154238 gene encoding actin-binding LIM protein 3 isoform X3: MNIHIRIYIVQTGLSNGTGPGAVPGQTEQGWSIIASHAYDISTALPDGIRNLDGYDGKQKIYCAKCTKKCSGEVLRVADNHFHKACFQCCQCKKSLATGGFFTKDSAYYCIPDYQRLYGTKCATCQQYVEGEVVSTMGKTYHQKCFTCSKCQQPFKSGSKVTNTGKEVLCEHCVSGGAPVSPTRQKTVSSPAPPAESPTRATAHQQLTGGVVSHKAHLKEDYDPNDCAGCGELLKEGQALVALDRQWHVSCFRCKACQVVLNGEYMGKDAVPYCEKCYQKGFGVKCAYCNRFISGKVLQAGDNHHFHPTCARCTKCGDPFGDGEEMYLQGSAIWHPRCGPGPSESGIILNGGGGNTSVVGGASNGNFTDTECDRMSSSALSEMHYRTVSPGLILREYGRPIGEDISRIYTYSYLTDAPHYLRKPIDPYDKTPLSPHFHRPASYATTSNAGSVAGSRPPSRPHSRTRSAMKVLVDAIRSETPRPKSPGMNNEEPIELSHYPDAKKPLPGEQPKIERDDFPAPPYPYTDPERRRRYSDTYKGVPVSDDEDENVQNGKQTNGNAKNDEEQRRLQREAAELEKLNSGIGSVIAKDLKEHAKHRKWKQNNLDPRNASRTPSASKEPLYKLRYESPIGASPSRHLDSQKPFYEDEMFDRSTSYRGSLGKSLGNAPSYNVVSALRHVPKPGYGLAPRSHTFSSTTSAAATMHGATTDFSYGGLGDKTHSTDLSCGKSEASVDSITEGDRRALMGGDMPASSTYSGALSYHYPQAGLIRRSLPNMAHSMLVHEPAKIYPYHLLLITNYRLPSDVDRCNLERHLSDIEFEHILQCVRSEFYRLPQWRRNELKRRVKLF, encoded by the exons ATGAACATACACATACGAATATATATCGTTCAAACGGGGCTTTCAAACGGTACCGGGCCTGGGGCCGTGCCCGGCCAAACGGAGCAAGGTTGGAGCATTATCGCATCACATGCATATGACATCAGCACTGCTTTGCCCGACGGAATACGTAATCTGGACGGCTACGACG GTAAACAAAAAATTTACTGTGCAAAATGCACGAAAAAGTGCTCCGGCGAGGTGCTGCGCGTGGCCGACAATCACTTCCACAAGGCCTGCTTCCAGTGCTGCCAGTGCAAGAAGTCCCTGGCCACCGGCGGATTCTTTACAAAAGACAGCGCCTACTACTGCATACCGGACTACCAGCGGCTGTACGGCACCAAGTGTGCCACGTGCCAGCAGTATGTGGAGGGGGAGGTGGTCAGCACCATGGGCAAGACGTACCACCAGAAGTGCTTTACGTGCTCCAAGTGCCAGCAGCCGTTCAAGTCCGGCAGCAAGGTGACCAACACCGGCAAGGAGGTCCTTTGCGAGCACTGTGTGTCGGGCGGTGCTCCTGTTTCGCCGACACGACAAAAGACCGTCTCGTCGCCAGcaccgccagcggagagcCCCACCCGGGCCACCGCCCACCAGCAGCTGACCGGCGGCGTTGTCTCGCACAAGGCTCACCTGAAGGAGGACTACGATCCCAACGACTGTGCCGGTTGCGGGGAGCTGCTGAAGGAGGGCCAGGCCCTGGTCGCTCTGGACAGGCAGTGGCATGTCTCCTGTTTCCGCTGCAAGGCCTGCCAGGTGGTCCTCAACGGCGAGTACATGGGCAAGGATGCCGTGCCGTACTGCGAGAAGTGCTACCAGAAGGGTTTCGGCGTGAAGTGCGCCTACTGCAACCGCTTCATCAGCGGCAAGGTGCTGCAGGCCGGCGACAACCATCACTTCCATCCAACATGCGCCCGCTGCACCAAGTGCGGCGATCCGTTTGGTGACGGTGAGGAAATGTACCTGCAGGGCAGCGCCATTTGGCATCCACGCTGCGGCCCCGGACCCTCGGAGTCCGGCATAATACTGAACGGCGGCGGGGGCAACACGTCGGTAGTTGGCGGCGCCTCCAATGGCAACTTCACAGACACCGAGTGTGATCGCATGAGCTCCAGTGCACTGAGCGAAATG CATTACCGCACCGTAAGCCCTGGTCTGATACTCCGCGAGTATGGCCGACCGATCGGTGAAGATATATCGCGCATTTACACCTACAGCTATCTGACGGATGCACCGCATTATCTGCGCAAGCCGATCGATCCGTATGACAAGACGCCACTATCGCCGCACTTTCACAGGCCAGCATCGTATGCGACGACCAGCAATGCGGGCTCGGTGGCTGGCAGTCGGCCGCCATCGCGTCCTCATTCCCGGACGCGTAGTGCCATGAAGGTCCTGGTGGATGCCATACGGTCGGAAACGCCACGTCCCAAAAGTCCCGGCATGAACAACGAAGAACCCATTGAGCTGTCGCACTATCCGGACGCCAAGAAGCCGTTGCCAGGCGAGCAGCCGAAAATCGAAAGGGATGACTTCCCAGCACCGCCCTATCCCTACACTGATCCGGAGCGCAGGCGACGCTACAGCGACACCTACAAGGGCGTGCCCGTCTCGGATGACGAGGACGAGAATGTCCAGAACGGCAAGCAAACGAATGGCAATGCCAAAAATGACGAGGAGCAAAG ACGCCTTCAACGCGAGGCCGCGGAACTGGAGAAGCTCAACTCGGGCATTGGCTCAGTCATTGCCAAGGACCTTAAGGAGCACGCCAAGCACCGAAAGTGGAAGCAGAACAACCTCGATCCTCGCAATGCCTCGCGCACGCCATCAGCCTCAAAGGAGCCGCTCTACAAGTTGAG ATACGAATCCCCCATCGGGGCATCACCATCACGCCATCTGGACTCACAGAAGCCCTTCTATGAGGATGAAATGTTCGATCGGTCCACAAGCTATCGCGGCTCGCTGGGCAAATCGCTGGGAAATGCGCCCAGCTACAATG TGGTGAGCGCCCTGCGTCATGTACCCAAACCTGGATACGGCCTGGCCCCACGATCTCACACATTCAGTTCCACAACATCTGCCGCCGCCACGATGCATGGTGCCACTACT GATTTCTCTTATGGAGGACTGGGCGACAAAACGCACAGCACAGATCTGAGCTGCGGCAAATCGGAAG CTTCTGTGGACTCGATCACCGAGGGAGATAGACGGGCCTTAATGGGCGGCGACATGCCCGCCTCGAGCACATATTCAGGTGCACTCTCGTACCACTATCCCCAGGCGGGACTCATTCGACGAAGTCTGCCCAATATGGCCCACTCGATGCTGGTGCATGAGCCAGCCAAGATCTATCCTTACCATCTATTGCTTATCACAAACTATCGACTGCCTTCGGACGTTGATCGCTGTAATCTAGAG CGTCATCTGTCGGACATCGAGTTTGAGCACATCTTGCAGTGCGTCAGGTCAGAGTTCTATCGCCTGCCCCAGTGGAGGCGCAACGAGCTGAAGCGGCGGGTGAAGCTTTTCTAA
- the LOC108154238 gene encoding actin-binding LIM protein 3 isoform X2, which produces MNIHIRIYIVQTGLSNGTGPGAVPGQTEQGWSIIASHAYDISTALPDGIRNLDGYDGKQKIYCAKCTKKCSGEVLRVADNHFHKACFQCCQCKKSLATGGFFTKDSAYYCIPDYQRLYGTKCATCQQYVEGEVVSTMGKTYHQKCFTCSKCQQPFKSGSKVTNTGKEVLCEHCVSGGAPVSPTRQKTVSSPAPPAESPTRATAHQQLTGGVVSHKAHLKEDYDPNDCAGCGELLKEGQALVALDRQWHVSCFRCKACQVVLNGEYMGKDAVPYCEKCYQKGFGVKCAYCNRFISGKVLQAGDNHHFHPTCARCTKCGDPFGDGEEMYLQGSAIWHPRCGPGPSESGIILNGGGGNTSVVGGASNGNFTDTECDRMSSSALSEMYIRSRTPSINGSLYSSSRKHYRTVSPGLILREYGRPIGEDISRIYTYSYLTDAPHYLRKPIDPYDKTPLSPHFHRPASYATTSNAGSVAGSRPPSRPHSRTRSAMKVLVDAIRSETPRPKSPGMNNEEPIELSHYPDAKKPLPGEQPKIERDDFPAPPYPYTDPERRRRYSDTYKGVPVSDDEDENVQNGKQTNGNAKNDEEQRRLQREAAELEKLNSGIGSVIAKDLKEHAKHRKWKQNNLDPRNASRTPSASKEPLYKLRYESPIGASPSRHLDSQKPFYEDEMFDRSTSYRGSLGKSLGNAPSYNAIHSYRSPPKPGYGFKTTTLPYIRNGYSSDFSYGGLGDKTHSTDLSCGKSEASVDSITEGDRRALMGGDMPASSTYSGALSYHYPQAGLIRRSLPNMAHSMLVHEPAKIYPYHLLLITNYRLPSDVDRCNLERHLSDIEFEHILQCVRSEFYRLPQWRRNELKRRVKLF; this is translated from the exons ATGAACATACACATACGAATATATATCGTTCAAACGGGGCTTTCAAACGGTACCGGGCCTGGGGCCGTGCCCGGCCAAACGGAGCAAGGTTGGAGCATTATCGCATCACATGCATATGACATCAGCACTGCTTTGCCCGACGGAATACGTAATCTGGACGGCTACGACG GTAAACAAAAAATTTACTGTGCAAAATGCACGAAAAAGTGCTCCGGCGAGGTGCTGCGCGTGGCCGACAATCACTTCCACAAGGCCTGCTTCCAGTGCTGCCAGTGCAAGAAGTCCCTGGCCACCGGCGGATTCTTTACAAAAGACAGCGCCTACTACTGCATACCGGACTACCAGCGGCTGTACGGCACCAAGTGTGCCACGTGCCAGCAGTATGTGGAGGGGGAGGTGGTCAGCACCATGGGCAAGACGTACCACCAGAAGTGCTTTACGTGCTCCAAGTGCCAGCAGCCGTTCAAGTCCGGCAGCAAGGTGACCAACACCGGCAAGGAGGTCCTTTGCGAGCACTGTGTGTCGGGCGGTGCTCCTGTTTCGCCGACACGACAAAAGACCGTCTCGTCGCCAGcaccgccagcggagagcCCCACCCGGGCCACCGCCCACCAGCAGCTGACCGGCGGCGTTGTCTCGCACAAGGCTCACCTGAAGGAGGACTACGATCCCAACGACTGTGCCGGTTGCGGGGAGCTGCTGAAGGAGGGCCAGGCCCTGGTCGCTCTGGACAGGCAGTGGCATGTCTCCTGTTTCCGCTGCAAGGCCTGCCAGGTGGTCCTCAACGGCGAGTACATGGGCAAGGATGCCGTGCCGTACTGCGAGAAGTGCTACCAGAAGGGTTTCGGCGTGAAGTGCGCCTACTGCAACCGCTTCATCAGCGGCAAGGTGCTGCAGGCCGGCGACAACCATCACTTCCATCCAACATGCGCCCGCTGCACCAAGTGCGGCGATCCGTTTGGTGACGGTGAGGAAATGTACCTGCAGGGCAGCGCCATTTGGCATCCACGCTGCGGCCCCGGACCCTCGGAGTCCGGCATAATACTGAACGGCGGCGGGGGCAACACGTCGGTAGTTGGCGGCGCCTCCAATGGCAACTTCACAGACACCGAGTGTGATCGCATGAGCTCCAGTGCACTGAGCGAAATG TACATCCGCTCCAGAACACCGAGTATAAATGGTTCACTTTATTCCTCTAGCCGCAAG CATTACCGCACCGTAAGCCCTGGTCTGATACTCCGCGAGTATGGCCGACCGATCGGTGAAGATATATCGCGCATTTACACCTACAGCTATCTGACGGATGCACCGCATTATCTGCGCAAGCCGATCGATCCGTATGACAAGACGCCACTATCGCCGCACTTTCACAGGCCAGCATCGTATGCGACGACCAGCAATGCGGGCTCGGTGGCTGGCAGTCGGCCGCCATCGCGTCCTCATTCCCGGACGCGTAGTGCCATGAAGGTCCTGGTGGATGCCATACGGTCGGAAACGCCACGTCCCAAAAGTCCCGGCATGAACAACGAAGAACCCATTGAGCTGTCGCACTATCCGGACGCCAAGAAGCCGTTGCCAGGCGAGCAGCCGAAAATCGAAAGGGATGACTTCCCAGCACCGCCCTATCCCTACACTGATCCGGAGCGCAGGCGACGCTACAGCGACACCTACAAGGGCGTGCCCGTCTCGGATGACGAGGACGAGAATGTCCAGAACGGCAAGCAAACGAATGGCAATGCCAAAAATGACGAGGAGCAAAG ACGCCTTCAACGCGAGGCCGCGGAACTGGAGAAGCTCAACTCGGGCATTGGCTCAGTCATTGCCAAGGACCTTAAGGAGCACGCCAAGCACCGAAAGTGGAAGCAGAACAACCTCGATCCTCGCAATGCCTCGCGCACGCCATCAGCCTCAAAGGAGCCGCTCTACAAGTTGAG ATACGAATCCCCCATCGGGGCATCACCATCACGCCATCTGGACTCACAGAAGCCCTTCTATGAGGATGAAATGTTCGATCGGTCCACAAGCTATCGCGGCTCGCTGGGCAAATCGCTGGGAAATGCGCCCAGCTACAATG CCATACATTCCTATCGATCGCCGCCAAAGCCCGGATACGGATTCAAAACGACTACTCTGCCCTATATACGCAATGGCTACAGCTCA GATTTCTCTTATGGAGGACTGGGCGACAAAACGCACAGCACAGATCTGAGCTGCGGCAAATCGGAAG CTTCTGTGGACTCGATCACCGAGGGAGATAGACGGGCCTTAATGGGCGGCGACATGCCCGCCTCGAGCACATATTCAGGTGCACTCTCGTACCACTATCCCCAGGCGGGACTCATTCGACGAAGTCTGCCCAATATGGCCCACTCGATGCTGGTGCATGAGCCAGCCAAGATCTATCCTTACCATCTATTGCTTATCACAAACTATCGACTGCCTTCGGACGTTGATCGCTGTAATCTAGAG CGTCATCTGTCGGACATCGAGTTTGAGCACATCTTGCAGTGCGTCAGGTCAGAGTTCTATCGCCTGCCCCAGTGGAGGCGCAACGAGCTGAAGCGGCGGGTGAAGCTTTTCTAA
- the LOC108154238 gene encoding actin-binding LIM protein 3 isoform X4 yields the protein MNIHIRIYIVQTGLSNGTGPGAVPGQTEQGWSIIASHAYDISTALPDGIRNLDGYDGKQKIYCAKCTKKCSGEVLRVADNHFHKACFQCCQCKKSLATGGFFTKDSAYYCIPDYQRLYGTKCATCQQYVEGEVVSTMGKTYHQKCFTCSKCQQPFKSGSKVTNTGKEVLCEHCVSGGAPVSPTRQKTVSSPAPPAESPTRATAHQQLTGGVVSHKAHLKEDYDPNDCAGCGELLKEGQALVALDRQWHVSCFRCKACQVVLNGEYMGKDAVPYCEKCYQKGFGVKCAYCNRFISGKVLQAGDNHHFHPTCARCTKCGDPFGDGEEMYLQGSAIWHPRCGPGPSESGIILNGGGGNTSVVGGASNGNFTDTECDRMSSSALSEMHYRTVSPGLILREYGRPIGEDISRIYTYSYLTDAPHYLRKPIDPYDKTPLSPHFHRPASYATTSNAGSVAGSRPPSRPHSRTRSAMKVLVDAIRSETPRPKSPGMNNEEPIELSHYPDAKKPLPGEQPKIERDDFPAPPYPYTDPERRRRYSDTYKGVPVSDDEDENVQNGKQTNGNAKNDEEQRRLQREAAELEKLNSGIGSVIAKDLKEHAKHRKWKQNNLDPRNASRTPSASKEPLYKLRYESPIGASPSRHLDSQKPFYEDEMFDRSTSYRGSLGKSLGNAPSYNAIHSYRSPPKPGYGFKTTTLPYIRNGYSSDFSYGGLGDKTHSTDLSCGKSEASVDSITEGDRRALMGGDMPASSTYSGALSYHYPQAGLIRRSLPNMAHSMLVHEPAKIYPYHLLLITNYRLPSDVDRCNLERHLSDIEFEHILQCVRSEFYRLPQWRRNELKRRVKLF from the exons ATGAACATACACATACGAATATATATCGTTCAAACGGGGCTTTCAAACGGTACCGGGCCTGGGGCCGTGCCCGGCCAAACGGAGCAAGGTTGGAGCATTATCGCATCACATGCATATGACATCAGCACTGCTTTGCCCGACGGAATACGTAATCTGGACGGCTACGACG GTAAACAAAAAATTTACTGTGCAAAATGCACGAAAAAGTGCTCCGGCGAGGTGCTGCGCGTGGCCGACAATCACTTCCACAAGGCCTGCTTCCAGTGCTGCCAGTGCAAGAAGTCCCTGGCCACCGGCGGATTCTTTACAAAAGACAGCGCCTACTACTGCATACCGGACTACCAGCGGCTGTACGGCACCAAGTGTGCCACGTGCCAGCAGTATGTGGAGGGGGAGGTGGTCAGCACCATGGGCAAGACGTACCACCAGAAGTGCTTTACGTGCTCCAAGTGCCAGCAGCCGTTCAAGTCCGGCAGCAAGGTGACCAACACCGGCAAGGAGGTCCTTTGCGAGCACTGTGTGTCGGGCGGTGCTCCTGTTTCGCCGACACGACAAAAGACCGTCTCGTCGCCAGcaccgccagcggagagcCCCACCCGGGCCACCGCCCACCAGCAGCTGACCGGCGGCGTTGTCTCGCACAAGGCTCACCTGAAGGAGGACTACGATCCCAACGACTGTGCCGGTTGCGGGGAGCTGCTGAAGGAGGGCCAGGCCCTGGTCGCTCTGGACAGGCAGTGGCATGTCTCCTGTTTCCGCTGCAAGGCCTGCCAGGTGGTCCTCAACGGCGAGTACATGGGCAAGGATGCCGTGCCGTACTGCGAGAAGTGCTACCAGAAGGGTTTCGGCGTGAAGTGCGCCTACTGCAACCGCTTCATCAGCGGCAAGGTGCTGCAGGCCGGCGACAACCATCACTTCCATCCAACATGCGCCCGCTGCACCAAGTGCGGCGATCCGTTTGGTGACGGTGAGGAAATGTACCTGCAGGGCAGCGCCATTTGGCATCCACGCTGCGGCCCCGGACCCTCGGAGTCCGGCATAATACTGAACGGCGGCGGGGGCAACACGTCGGTAGTTGGCGGCGCCTCCAATGGCAACTTCACAGACACCGAGTGTGATCGCATGAGCTCCAGTGCACTGAGCGAAATG CATTACCGCACCGTAAGCCCTGGTCTGATACTCCGCGAGTATGGCCGACCGATCGGTGAAGATATATCGCGCATTTACACCTACAGCTATCTGACGGATGCACCGCATTATCTGCGCAAGCCGATCGATCCGTATGACAAGACGCCACTATCGCCGCACTTTCACAGGCCAGCATCGTATGCGACGACCAGCAATGCGGGCTCGGTGGCTGGCAGTCGGCCGCCATCGCGTCCTCATTCCCGGACGCGTAGTGCCATGAAGGTCCTGGTGGATGCCATACGGTCGGAAACGCCACGTCCCAAAAGTCCCGGCATGAACAACGAAGAACCCATTGAGCTGTCGCACTATCCGGACGCCAAGAAGCCGTTGCCAGGCGAGCAGCCGAAAATCGAAAGGGATGACTTCCCAGCACCGCCCTATCCCTACACTGATCCGGAGCGCAGGCGACGCTACAGCGACACCTACAAGGGCGTGCCCGTCTCGGATGACGAGGACGAGAATGTCCAGAACGGCAAGCAAACGAATGGCAATGCCAAAAATGACGAGGAGCAAAG ACGCCTTCAACGCGAGGCCGCGGAACTGGAGAAGCTCAACTCGGGCATTGGCTCAGTCATTGCCAAGGACCTTAAGGAGCACGCCAAGCACCGAAAGTGGAAGCAGAACAACCTCGATCCTCGCAATGCCTCGCGCACGCCATCAGCCTCAAAGGAGCCGCTCTACAAGTTGAG ATACGAATCCCCCATCGGGGCATCACCATCACGCCATCTGGACTCACAGAAGCCCTTCTATGAGGATGAAATGTTCGATCGGTCCACAAGCTATCGCGGCTCGCTGGGCAAATCGCTGGGAAATGCGCCCAGCTACAATG CCATACATTCCTATCGATCGCCGCCAAAGCCCGGATACGGATTCAAAACGACTACTCTGCCCTATATACGCAATGGCTACAGCTCA GATTTCTCTTATGGAGGACTGGGCGACAAAACGCACAGCACAGATCTGAGCTGCGGCAAATCGGAAG CTTCTGTGGACTCGATCACCGAGGGAGATAGACGGGCCTTAATGGGCGGCGACATGCCCGCCTCGAGCACATATTCAGGTGCACTCTCGTACCACTATCCCCAGGCGGGACTCATTCGACGAAGTCTGCCCAATATGGCCCACTCGATGCTGGTGCATGAGCCAGCCAAGATCTATCCTTACCATCTATTGCTTATCACAAACTATCGACTGCCTTCGGACGTTGATCGCTGTAATCTAGAG CGTCATCTGTCGGACATCGAGTTTGAGCACATCTTGCAGTGCGTCAGGTCAGAGTTCTATCGCCTGCCCCAGTGGAGGCGCAACGAGCTGAAGCGGCGGGTGAAGCTTTTCTAA
- the LOC108154238 gene encoding actin-binding LIM protein 3 isoform X6 translates to MGKQKIYCAKCTKKCSGEVLRVADNHFHKACFQCCQCKKSLATGGFFTKDSAYYCIPDYQRLYGTKCATCQQYVEGEVVSTMGKTYHQKCFTCSKCQQPFKSGSKVTNTGKEVLCEHCVSGGAPVSPTRQKTVSSPAPPAESPTRATAHQQLTGGVVSHKAHLKEDYDPNDCAGCGELLKEGQALVALDRQWHVSCFRCKACQVVLNGEYMGKDAVPYCEKCYQKGFGVKCAYCNRFISGKVLQAGDNHHFHPTCARCTKCGDPFGDGEEMYLQGSAIWHPRCGPGPSESGIILNGGGGNTSVVGGASNGNFTDTECDRMSSSALSEMYIRSRTPSINGSLYSSSRKHYRTVSPGLILREYGRPIGEDISRIYTYSYLTDAPHYLRKPIDPYDKTPLSPHFHRPASYATTSNAGSVAGSRPPSRPHSRTRSAMKVLVDAIRSETPRPKSPGMNNEEPIELSHYPDAKKPLPGEQPKIERDDFPAPPYPYTDPERRRRYSDTYKGVPVSDDEDENVQNGKQTNGNAKNDEEQRRLQREAAELEKLNSGIGSVIAKDLKEHAKHRKWKQNNLDPRNASRTPSASKEPLYKLRYESPIGASPSRHLDSQKPFYEDEMFDRSTSYRGSLGKSLGNAPSYNVVSALRHVPKPGYGLAPRSHTFSSTTSAAATMHGATTDFSYGGLGDKTHSTDLSCGKSEASVDSITEGDRRALMGGDMPASSTYSGALSYHYPQAGLIRRSLPNMAHSMLVHEPAKIYPYHLLLITNYRLPSDVDRCNLERHLSDIEFEHILQCVRSEFYRLPQWRRNELKRRVKLF, encoded by the exons ATGG GTAAACAAAAAATTTACTGTGCAAAATGCACGAAAAAGTGCTCCGGCGAGGTGCTGCGCGTGGCCGACAATCACTTCCACAAGGCCTGCTTCCAGTGCTGCCAGTGCAAGAAGTCCCTGGCCACCGGCGGATTCTTTACAAAAGACAGCGCCTACTACTGCATACCGGACTACCAGCGGCTGTACGGCACCAAGTGTGCCACGTGCCAGCAGTATGTGGAGGGGGAGGTGGTCAGCACCATGGGCAAGACGTACCACCAGAAGTGCTTTACGTGCTCCAAGTGCCAGCAGCCGTTCAAGTCCGGCAGCAAGGTGACCAACACCGGCAAGGAGGTCCTTTGCGAGCACTGTGTGTCGGGCGGTGCTCCTGTTTCGCCGACACGACAAAAGACCGTCTCGTCGCCAGcaccgccagcggagagcCCCACCCGGGCCACCGCCCACCAGCAGCTGACCGGCGGCGTTGTCTCGCACAAGGCTCACCTGAAGGAGGACTACGATCCCAACGACTGTGCCGGTTGCGGGGAGCTGCTGAAGGAGGGCCAGGCCCTGGTCGCTCTGGACAGGCAGTGGCATGTCTCCTGTTTCCGCTGCAAGGCCTGCCAGGTGGTCCTCAACGGCGAGTACATGGGCAAGGATGCCGTGCCGTACTGCGAGAAGTGCTACCAGAAGGGTTTCGGCGTGAAGTGCGCCTACTGCAACCGCTTCATCAGCGGCAAGGTGCTGCAGGCCGGCGACAACCATCACTTCCATCCAACATGCGCCCGCTGCACCAAGTGCGGCGATCCGTTTGGTGACGGTGAGGAAATGTACCTGCAGGGCAGCGCCATTTGGCATCCACGCTGCGGCCCCGGACCCTCGGAGTCCGGCATAATACTGAACGGCGGCGGGGGCAACACGTCGGTAGTTGGCGGCGCCTCCAATGGCAACTTCACAGACACCGAGTGTGATCGCATGAGCTCCAGTGCACTGAGCGAAATG TACATCCGCTCCAGAACACCGAGTATAAATGGTTCACTTTATTCCTCTAGCCGCAAG CATTACCGCACCGTAAGCCCTGGTCTGATACTCCGCGAGTATGGCCGACCGATCGGTGAAGATATATCGCGCATTTACACCTACAGCTATCTGACGGATGCACCGCATTATCTGCGCAAGCCGATCGATCCGTATGACAAGACGCCACTATCGCCGCACTTTCACAGGCCAGCATCGTATGCGACGACCAGCAATGCGGGCTCGGTGGCTGGCAGTCGGCCGCCATCGCGTCCTCATTCCCGGACGCGTAGTGCCATGAAGGTCCTGGTGGATGCCATACGGTCGGAAACGCCACGTCCCAAAAGTCCCGGCATGAACAACGAAGAACCCATTGAGCTGTCGCACTATCCGGACGCCAAGAAGCCGTTGCCAGGCGAGCAGCCGAAAATCGAAAGGGATGACTTCCCAGCACCGCCCTATCCCTACACTGATCCGGAGCGCAGGCGACGCTACAGCGACACCTACAAGGGCGTGCCCGTCTCGGATGACGAGGACGAGAATGTCCAGAACGGCAAGCAAACGAATGGCAATGCCAAAAATGACGAGGAGCAAAG ACGCCTTCAACGCGAGGCCGCGGAACTGGAGAAGCTCAACTCGGGCATTGGCTCAGTCATTGCCAAGGACCTTAAGGAGCACGCCAAGCACCGAAAGTGGAAGCAGAACAACCTCGATCCTCGCAATGCCTCGCGCACGCCATCAGCCTCAAAGGAGCCGCTCTACAAGTTGAG ATACGAATCCCCCATCGGGGCATCACCATCACGCCATCTGGACTCACAGAAGCCCTTCTATGAGGATGAAATGTTCGATCGGTCCACAAGCTATCGCGGCTCGCTGGGCAAATCGCTGGGAAATGCGCCCAGCTACAATG TGGTGAGCGCCCTGCGTCATGTACCCAAACCTGGATACGGCCTGGCCCCACGATCTCACACATTCAGTTCCACAACATCTGCCGCCGCCACGATGCATGGTGCCACTACT GATTTCTCTTATGGAGGACTGGGCGACAAAACGCACAGCACAGATCTGAGCTGCGGCAAATCGGAAG CTTCTGTGGACTCGATCACCGAGGGAGATAGACGGGCCTTAATGGGCGGCGACATGCCCGCCTCGAGCACATATTCAGGTGCACTCTCGTACCACTATCCCCAGGCGGGACTCATTCGACGAAGTCTGCCCAATATGGCCCACTCGATGCTGGTGCATGAGCCAGCCAAGATCTATCCTTACCATCTATTGCTTATCACAAACTATCGACTGCCTTCGGACGTTGATCGCTGTAATCTAGAG CGTCATCTGTCGGACATCGAGTTTGAGCACATCTTGCAGTGCGTCAGGTCAGAGTTCTATCGCCTGCCCCAGTGGAGGCGCAACGAGCTGAAGCGGCGGGTGAAGCTTTTCTAA